In the Streptomyces formicae genome, one interval contains:
- a CDS encoding DUF3052 domain-containing protein → MSATADHAETNLAVRLGFQPDQVVQEIGYDDDVDQELREAIEQATGTELVDEEYDDVADAVVLWFREDDGDLTDALVDAIAYMEEGGSILLLTPKTGRDGYVEPSEIGEAATTAGLSQTKSINAGKDWNGSRLITPKGAAKKR, encoded by the coding sequence GTGAGCGCGACCGCGGACCACGCGGAGACGAACCTGGCCGTAAGGCTTGGTTTCCAGCCCGACCAGGTGGTCCAGGAGATCGGCTACGACGACGACGTCGACCAGGAGCTCCGCGAGGCCATCGAGCAGGCCACAGGCACAGAGCTCGTCGACGAGGAGTACGACGACGTGGCCGACGCCGTGGTGCTCTGGTTCCGTGAGGACGACGGGGACCTGACTGATGCGTTGGTGGATGCCATCGCGTACATGGAGGAGGGCGGCTCGATCCTGCTGCTGACTCCGAAGACCGGTCGTGACGGCTACGTCGAGCCGAGCGAGATCGGCGAGGCGGCCACCACCGCGGGCCTCTCCCAGACCAAGAGCATCAACGCCGGCAAGGATTGGAACGGCAGCCGGCTGATCACCCCCAAGGGGGCGGCCAAGAAGCGGTGA